One Mycolicibacterium sarraceniae genomic window carries:
- the lon gene encoding endopeptidase La produces the protein MAEAKSVPVLFVSDPIVLPGMVVPISLDDTARAAVDAAQATDAGQLLIAPRLDDRYPTYGVLASIVQVGRIPGGAAAAIVRGESRAHIGSGTTGPGTALWVEVEKVAATEPTEDTKTLAAEYKKLLLAMLQRREAWQIVDVVNKIADPTALADTAGYASYLTDIQKRQLLETEDVAERLRVLIGWTSDLLAEVEVNDKIAEDVRDGMERTQKEFLLRQQLNAIRKELGEGEPDGSDDYRARVEAADLPEKVREAALREVGKLERSSEQSPEGGWIRTWLDTVLDLPWNTRTEDSTDLKAAREILDADHHGLDDVKDRIVEYLAVRSRRAQRGLQVVGGRGSGAVMVLSGPPGVGKTSLGESVARALGRTFVRVALGGVRDEAEIRGHRRTYVGSLPGRIVRAIGEAGSMNPVVLLDEIDKVGSDYRGDPSAALLEVLDPAQNHTFRDHYLDLDLDLSDVVFLATANVIENIPSALLDRMELMSIDGYTEDDKVAIARDYLLPRQRERAALTVEEVEVTDSALRKIAADYTREPGVRQFERLLAKAMRKVTTKLADDPAALTIDEPDLVEYLGRPRFMPESAERTAVPGVATGLAVTGLGGDVLYIEAGSTEGEPSLQLTGQLGDVMKESAQIALSYVRSHAQQLGVNPAALNRKIHVHVPAGAVPKDGPSAGVTMVTALVSMATGRQVRSDVGMTGEVTLNGRVLPIGGVKQKLLAAQRAGLSTVFIPQRNEADLDDVPAEVLAALSVKPMTDVAEIVALALAPAAESATTAA, from the coding sequence ATGGCTGAAGCCAAATCTGTGCCGGTGCTGTTTGTCAGCGACCCGATCGTGCTGCCAGGAATGGTCGTGCCGATCTCGCTTGACGACACCGCTCGGGCCGCGGTCGACGCGGCCCAAGCGACCGACGCCGGCCAGCTGTTGATCGCACCCCGCCTGGACGATCGCTACCCAACCTACGGAGTGCTCGCGTCGATTGTGCAGGTCGGCCGCATCCCCGGCGGCGCCGCCGCAGCCATCGTCCGCGGTGAAAGCCGCGCCCATATCGGGTCGGGCACCACCGGCCCCGGCACCGCGCTGTGGGTCGAGGTGGAGAAGGTCGCTGCAACCGAACCGACCGAGGACACCAAGACGCTAGCGGCGGAGTACAAGAAACTGCTGCTGGCAATGCTGCAGCGCCGTGAGGCGTGGCAGATCGTCGATGTGGTCAACAAGATCGCCGATCCCACGGCATTGGCCGATACCGCCGGCTACGCGTCATACCTGACCGACATCCAGAAGCGTCAGCTGCTGGAAACCGAGGACGTGGCCGAGCGGCTGCGCGTGCTCATCGGCTGGACCAGCGATCTGCTGGCCGAGGTGGAGGTCAACGACAAGATCGCCGAGGACGTCCGCGACGGTATGGAGAGGACGCAGAAGGAATTCCTGCTGCGCCAGCAGCTCAACGCGATCCGCAAGGAATTGGGCGAGGGCGAACCGGACGGTTCTGATGATTATCGGGCCCGCGTCGAGGCCGCCGACCTGCCAGAGAAGGTCCGCGAGGCGGCGCTGCGCGAAGTCGGAAAGCTGGAACGCTCCAGCGAGCAGAGCCCCGAAGGTGGCTGGATCCGTACCTGGCTGGACACCGTCTTGGACCTGCCATGGAACACCCGCACCGAGGATTCAACGGATCTGAAGGCGGCCCGCGAGATCCTTGACGCCGACCACCACGGGCTGGACGACGTCAAGGACCGCATCGTGGAGTACCTGGCCGTGCGTTCCCGGCGTGCTCAGCGCGGCCTGCAGGTCGTCGGTGGGCGGGGCTCGGGTGCGGTGATGGTACTGTCCGGGCCTCCTGGGGTCGGTAAGACATCACTGGGCGAGAGCGTGGCTCGTGCGTTGGGCCGCACGTTCGTTCGCGTTGCCCTCGGTGGCGTGCGCGACGAGGCCGAGATCCGCGGACACCGGCGCACTTACGTCGGCTCGCTGCCCGGCCGGATCGTCCGCGCCATCGGCGAGGCCGGCTCGATGAACCCGGTCGTGCTGCTCGACGAGATCGACAAGGTGGGTTCGGACTACCGCGGTGATCCGTCGGCTGCCCTGCTGGAGGTCTTGGACCCGGCGCAGAACCATACCTTCCGCGACCACTACCTGGACCTGGATCTGGACCTATCCGATGTGGTGTTCCTGGCCACGGCCAACGTGATCGAGAACATCCCGTCGGCACTGCTGGACCGCATGGAGCTGATGTCGATCGACGGCTATACCGAGGACGACAAGGTGGCCATCGCCCGCGATTACCTGCTGCCCCGGCAGCGGGAAAGGGCAGCGCTCACCGTTGAAGAAGTGGAGGTGACGGATTCTGCACTACGCAAGATAGCTGCGGACTACACCCGGGAACCCGGCGTGCGTCAGTTCGAGCGACTGCTGGCCAAGGCCATGCGCAAAGTCACCACCAAGCTGGCCGACGATCCGGCTGCGTTGACGATCGACGAGCCCGACCTGGTCGAGTACCTGGGCCGGCCGCGGTTCATGCCGGAGTCGGCCGAGCGCACGGCGGTGCCGGGCGTGGCGACCGGACTGGCGGTGACGGGGCTGGGCGGCGATGTGCTCTACATAGAGGCAGGGTCCACCGAGGGAGAGCCGAGTCTGCAATTGACCGGTCAGCTGGGCGACGTGATGAAGGAATCGGCGCAGATCGCGCTGTCCTACGTCCGCAGCCACGCGCAGCAGCTGGGCGTGAATCCCGCGGCGCTGAACCGCAAGATCCACGTGCACGTGCCCGCCGGCGCGGTGCCCAAGGACGGTCCATCCGCCGGCGTGACCATGGTGACCGCGCTGGTTTCCATGGCCACTGGACGGCAGGTCCGCTCGGATGTCGGGATGACCGGTGAGGTCACCCTGAACGGCCGGGTGCTGCCGATCGGCGGCGTCAAGCAGAAGCTGCTGGCTGCTCAACGTGCCGGACTGTCAACGGTTTTCATTCCGCAACGCAACGAGGCCGACCTGGACGACGTGCCAGCCGAGGTGCTCGCGGCGCTGAGCGTGAAGCCGATGACCGATGTCGCCGAGATCGTCGCCCTGGCGCTCGCGCCGGCGGCCGAGTCGGCCACCACCGCGGCCTGA
- a CDS encoding esterase family protein — MKIVEMMRGTWLRRLAAAFVAALALPGLIGVVGGSATSAAFSKPGLPVLYLDVPSAAMGRNIRIQFQGGGPHAVYLLDGLRAQDDYNGWDINTPAFEWLYGSGLSTVMPVGGQSSFYTDWYQPSQGNGQNYTYKWETFMTQELPAYLAANYGVDPNGNAVVGLSMAGSASLTYSIYYPQKYTYAASLSGFLNPSEGWWPMLIGLAMNDAGGFNAQSMWGPSSDPAWRRNDPMVNINQLVANNTRIWIYCGTGTPSDLDTSGGGGNLMAAQFLEGFTLRTNKTFMDNYLAAGGRNGVFNFPANGTHSWGYWGQQLQQMIPDMQRVLGATPSAG, encoded by the coding sequence ATGAAGATCGTCGAAATGATGCGAGGCACATGGTTGCGCCGCCTGGCCGCAGCCTTCGTGGCCGCACTCGCTCTGCCCGGCCTAATCGGCGTTGTCGGCGGGTCGGCGACCTCGGCCGCCTTCTCCAAGCCGGGACTGCCCGTTCTCTACCTTGATGTCCCCTCGGCCGCGATGGGCCGCAACATCCGAATCCAGTTCCAGGGCGGTGGCCCGCACGCGGTCTACCTGCTTGACGGCCTGCGCGCCCAGGACGATTACAACGGCTGGGATATCAACACCCCGGCGTTCGAATGGCTGTACGGCTCGGGTCTGTCCACCGTCATGCCCGTCGGCGGCCAGTCCAGCTTCTACACCGACTGGTATCAGCCGTCGCAGGGCAACGGGCAGAACTACACCTACAAGTGGGAAACGTTCATGACCCAGGAGCTGCCGGCCTACCTGGCCGCCAACTACGGTGTCGACCCCAACGGCAACGCCGTCGTCGGTCTGTCGATGGCCGGTAGCGCATCGCTGACCTACTCGATCTACTATCCGCAGAAGTACACCTACGCCGCGTCGCTGTCGGGCTTCCTGAACCCGTCCGAGGGTTGGTGGCCAATGCTGATCGGTCTGGCGATGAACGACGCGGGCGGTTTCAACGCCCAAAGCATGTGGGGTCCGTCGTCTGACCCGGCATGGCGGCGCAACGACCCGATGGTCAACATCAACCAGTTGGTCGCCAACAACACCCGGATCTGGATCTACTGCGGCACCGGTACGCCGTCGGATCTGGACACCTCCGGTGGCGGCGGCAACCTGATGGCGGCCCAGTTCCTCGAAGGCTTCACGTTGCGGACCAACAAGACCTTCATGGACAACTACCTTGCGGCTGGTGGACGCAACGGCGTGTTCAACTTCCCCGCGAACGGCACGCACAGCTGGGGCTACTGGGGACAGCAGCTGCAGCAGATGATCCCGGATATGCAGCGGGTTCTGGGGGCCACCCCGTCCGCTGGCTGA
- a CDS encoding DUF1810 family protein, with translation MEDPFDLQRFVDAWRRGSMSAPRCWPPLRAPRSRTAIEGASIKEIFPWPESLKVRSSMTLFARAATDNADFLAVLDPFYSGHQDPRTLELL, from the coding sequence ATGGAGGACCCATTCGACCTGCAGCGCTTCGTCGATGCTTGGCGGCGCGGCAGCATGAGTGCACCCCGCTGCTGGCCGCCATTGAGGGCGCCTCGATCAAGGACCGCCATTGAGGGCGCCTCGATCAAGGAGATCTTCCCCTGGCCGGAGAGCCTGAAGGTGCGCTCGTCGATGACACTGTTCGCTCGAGCCGCCACCGACAACGCCGATTTCCTCGCGGTATTGGACCCGTTCTACAGCGGCCATCAAGACCCCCGCACCCTCGAACTGCTCTAG
- a CDS encoding alpha-amylase family glycosyl hydrolase encodes MKDWVRHAIWWHIYPLGFVGAFPNAEPPGPDEHRLRRIVDWLDYAVELGASGIALGPVFASHTHGYDTTDHLRIDPRLGDDADFDRLIDEAHRRGLRVLLDGVFNHVGTDFAPYRRAVDEGDAESIGWFRGRPGRFHTFEGHGELVTLNHGNPVVADYIVDVMKHWLTRGADGWRLDAAYAVPESFWAQVLPRVRDTHPDAWFVAEVIHGDYTAFVDGSGVDSVTQYELWKAIWSSLNDGNFHELDWALQRHNEFLATFAPLTFVGNHDVTRIASQLERAEHVTHALVLLFTTGGVPSIYAGDELGSHGVKEERAGGDDAVRPEFGLLPPQPDAAGREILNLHQYLIGLRRRNPWLFDAKTTALQLDNRTYAYETRSGDDALIVALNIDDAPMHLPVASLIGGPAQLVGGTGAPPEDTVREVVVPPQGWLVLRPS; translated from the coding sequence ATGAAGGACTGGGTGCGCCATGCGATCTGGTGGCACATCTACCCGCTGGGCTTCGTGGGCGCCTTCCCCAACGCCGAACCGCCCGGACCCGACGAACACCGGCTGCGCCGCATCGTCGACTGGCTCGACTACGCCGTCGAACTCGGTGCCTCGGGGATCGCGCTGGGCCCGGTGTTCGCCTCCCACACCCACGGCTACGACACCACCGACCACCTCCGCATCGACCCCCGCCTCGGCGACGATGCCGACTTCGACCGCCTCATCGACGAAGCGCACCGGCGCGGACTGCGGGTCCTGCTCGACGGTGTGTTCAACCATGTCGGAACCGATTTCGCGCCGTATCGCCGGGCGGTCGATGAGGGCGACGCGGAATCGATCGGGTGGTTCCGCGGCCGCCCGGGCCGCTTCCACACCTTCGAGGGCCACGGTGAGCTGGTCACCCTTAACCACGGCAACCCGGTCGTCGCCGACTACATCGTCGACGTGATGAAACATTGGCTCACTCGCGGCGCCGACGGCTGGCGTCTAGATGCCGCCTATGCGGTGCCGGAGTCCTTCTGGGCGCAGGTGCTGCCCCGGGTTCGCGACACGCATCCCGACGCGTGGTTCGTCGCCGAGGTGATCCACGGCGACTACACGGCGTTCGTCGACGGCTCCGGAGTCGACTCGGTGACCCAGTACGAGCTGTGGAAGGCGATCTGGAGCAGCCTCAACGACGGCAACTTCCACGAGCTGGACTGGGCGCTACAGCGCCACAACGAATTTCTGGCCACCTTCGCTCCCCTGACGTTCGTCGGCAATCACGATGTCACCCGGATCGCCAGCCAGTTGGAACGGGCCGAGCATGTGACCCACGCGCTGGTGCTGCTCTTCACCACCGGCGGCGTTCCCAGCATCTACGCCGGTGACGAGCTCGGATCCCACGGCGTCAAGGAGGAGCGGGCCGGCGGCGATGATGCGGTGCGCCCCGAGTTCGGCCTCCTGCCGCCGCAACCGGACGCGGCCGGACGCGAGATTTTGAACCTGCACCAGTATCTGATCGGGTTGCGCCGTCGAAATCCGTGGCTATTTGACGCGAAAACCACTGCGCTGCAATTAGATAACCGGACCTACGCGTACGAGACCCGCAGCGGTGATGACGCGTTGATTGTCGCGCTCAATATTGATGACGCCCCGATGCACCTGCCAGTGGCCTCGCTGATCGGCGGGCCGGCCCAGCTGGTGGGCGGCACGGGGGCACCGCCGGAGGACACCGTCAGGGAGGTCGTGGTCCCGCCGCAGGGTTGGCTGGTGCTACGCCCCAGCTAG
- a CDS encoding nucleoside deaminase produces MALDEEDIRLLGRCVELARTALVAGDEPFGSILVDADGRVLFEDHNHVGAGDATAHPELAIAQWSVTNLSPDQRARATVYTSGEHCPMCAAAHAWVGLGRIVFATSGAQLAQWLADWQAPLPPVAALPITTIAPQLTVDGPAPEYRDEMMALYAAKFA; encoded by the coding sequence GTGGCGCTCGACGAGGAGGACATCCGGCTGCTCGGCCGCTGTGTGGAACTCGCCCGCACCGCGCTGGTGGCCGGCGACGAGCCCTTCGGTTCGATCCTGGTCGACGCCGACGGCCGAGTCCTGTTCGAGGACCACAATCACGTCGGTGCCGGTGACGCCACCGCGCATCCCGAGCTGGCGATCGCACAATGGTCGGTGACCAACCTGTCGCCCGATCAGCGTGCCCGAGCCACCGTCTACACCTCCGGTGAGCACTGCCCGATGTGCGCGGCGGCCCACGCCTGGGTTGGCTTGGGCCGCATCGTCTTTGCGACCTCGGGTGCGCAGTTGGCGCAGTGGCTGGCCGACTGGCAGGCGCCGCTGCCGCCGGTGGCGGCGCTGCCGATCACGACGATCGCCCCACAGCTGACGGTCGACGGTCCAGCGCCGGAGTACCGCGACGAAATGATGGCCCTTTACGCCGCGAAGTTCGCGTGA
- a CDS encoding rhomboid-like protein, with protein sequence MHDGLEQPAPVTAQRGRTRPIMHFIRSAPVTFTWLAVLFLTTVAQHLLPRWHLIVLLRQDSTNLHHLASDPIRVLITSLLWLDGASWWPYLVMFCLFLAPAERWLGHLRFVIAGLIAHIVATYLSEGFLYWQIQEAAVSPRFLNARDIGVSYFVVGIVGLLTYHIARPWRWLYLIAACCWFVGAVLINPTFTPIGHLTALIVGLACYPLTRGRPGPPVDPSWLARTRHPRPPAA encoded by the coding sequence GTGCATGACGGCTTAGAACAACCTGCGCCGGTCACCGCCCAGCGCGGCAGGACGCGGCCGATCATGCATTTCATCCGCTCGGCGCCAGTGACGTTCACCTGGCTCGCGGTGCTGTTCCTCACCACGGTCGCCCAGCATCTGCTGCCCCGGTGGCATCTCATCGTGCTGCTGCGCCAGGATTCGACCAACCTGCATCACCTGGCTTCCGACCCGATCCGGGTGCTGATCACCAGCCTGCTCTGGCTCGATGGCGCCTCGTGGTGGCCCTATCTGGTGATGTTCTGTCTGTTCCTGGCCCCGGCCGAGCGCTGGCTCGGACACCTACGTTTCGTGATCGCAGGGCTGATCGCGCATATCGTCGCCACCTATCTCAGCGAGGGTTTTCTGTACTGGCAGATCCAAGAGGCCGCCGTCTCGCCGCGCTTCCTCAATGCCCGCGATATCGGGGTGAGCTATTTCGTCGTCGGCATCGTCGGGCTGCTGACGTATCACATCGCGCGCCCATGGCGCTGGTTGTACCTGATCGCCGCTTGCTGCTGGTTCGTCGGGGCGGTACTGATCAACCCCACCTTCACCCCGATCGGACACCTGACCGCCCTGATCGTCGGGCTGGCATGTTATCCACTGACCCGCGGGCGGCCTGGCCCACCGGTGGATCCCTCCTGGCTGGCGCGCACACGGCACCCGCGGCCACCAGCTGCGTAA
- a CDS encoding tetratricopeptide repeat protein, with amino-acid sequence MAVPRGDTEPYYDLGDYHRPVETPSPQAQLWVDRGLVWAYAFNHEEAITCFERALALDADLAIARWGIAYAIGPNYNKAWDAFDPVDLAASLARARMELELAATSRASAVELALIAALATRFPTDDPDDTEALAAGHAAYADAMAELAAAYPDDVDVLALAADALVNLTAWALWDTTTGEPAPGSRVLEAISLLNRALSTEAGRVHPFVLHLHIHALEMSAHPEDALPAADLLRGLVPDAGHLQHMPSHIDVLCGNYRDSVLANQTAVAADRRFVEHAGPLNFYSLYRAHDLHFIVYSAMFAGQSQIALQAADELSGQLTPDLLSIESPPMADWLEAFVPLRVHVLIRFGRWDELIAEPLPQDVALFCSTTATIHYGRGVAYAATGQLAQAAAEREAFAAAYDSVPDSRYLFNNTSRDILAVAGAMLDGEISYRNGDFDVAFEHLRSAIALDDALPYDEPWGWMQPTRHAYGALLLEQGRVEEAAAVYAADLGLDPTLNRPCQHPGNVWSLHGYHECLQRLGRAGEAVIIGRQLELATARADVPILASCACRLDVFDTPADSATDCCH; translated from the coding sequence ATGGCGGTTCCGCGCGGCGACACTGAGCCGTATTACGACCTCGGGGACTATCACCGACCCGTCGAGACCCCCTCGCCGCAGGCACAGCTGTGGGTCGACCGAGGACTGGTGTGGGCCTACGCCTTCAACCATGAGGAGGCGATCACCTGCTTCGAGCGGGCGCTGGCACTGGACGCTGACCTGGCGATAGCGCGCTGGGGTATCGCGTATGCGATCGGGCCCAACTACAACAAGGCCTGGGACGCGTTCGATCCCGTAGACCTGGCAGCGTCGCTGGCCCGAGCCCGGATGGAACTCGAGCTGGCCGCCACGAGCCGCGCCAGCGCCGTCGAGCTCGCCCTGATCGCGGCGCTGGCCACCCGATTCCCCACCGACGACCCCGATGACACCGAGGCGCTGGCGGCCGGCCACGCTGCCTACGCCGACGCGATGGCCGAGCTGGCTGCGGCCTATCCCGACGATGTCGACGTGCTGGCCCTGGCCGCCGACGCACTGGTCAACCTGACCGCATGGGCGTTGTGGGACACCACAACCGGCGAGCCCGCCCCCGGATCGCGGGTGCTGGAGGCGATATCGCTCCTGAACCGCGCCCTGTCTACCGAAGCCGGCCGCGTCCACCCCTTCGTCCTGCACCTGCACATCCACGCGCTCGAGATGTCGGCTCACCCCGAGGACGCGCTACCCGCCGCCGATCTGCTGCGCGGCCTGGTGCCCGACGCGGGCCACCTGCAGCACATGCCGTCCCACATCGACGTGCTGTGCGGAAACTACCGCGATTCCGTGCTGGCCAATCAGACCGCGGTGGCCGCCGACCGGCGGTTCGTCGAACACGCGGGGCCGCTGAACTTCTACTCGCTCTACCGGGCGCATGATCTGCACTTCATCGTCTACTCGGCGATGTTCGCCGGACAGTCCCAGATCGCACTGCAGGCCGCCGATGAATTGTCCGGGCAGCTGACACCTGACCTGCTGTCCATCGAATCCCCGCCAATGGCCGATTGGCTGGAAGCCTTCGTCCCGCTGCGAGTACACGTGCTGATCCGATTCGGCCGCTGGGATGAGTTGATCGCCGAGCCACTCCCCCAGGATGTGGCGTTATTTTGCAGCACAACGGCGACTATCCACTACGGACGTGGCGTCGCCTATGCTGCCACGGGCCAGCTGGCGCAGGCTGCCGCCGAACGCGAGGCGTTCGCGGCCGCCTACGATTCGGTCCCGGACTCGCGGTATCTGTTCAACAACACCAGTCGCGACATCTTGGCCGTCGCGGGGGCCATGCTCGACGGCGAGATCTCCTACCGTAATGGCGATTTCGACGTGGCCTTCGAACACCTGAGGAGCGCCATCGCCCTCGACGACGCGTTGCCGTATGACGAACCGTGGGGCTGGATGCAGCCGACCCGGCATGCCTACGGTGCACTACTGCTGGAGCAGGGGCGGGTCGAAGAGGCGGCCGCGGTGTACGCCGCCGACCTCGGTCTGGACCCGACACTGAATCGGCCGTGTCAGCATCCGGGCAATGTGTGGAGCCTGCACGGCTATCACGAATGCCTGCAACGCCTGGGCCGGGCCGGCGAAGCGGTGATCATCGGCCGCCAGCTCGAACTGGCCACAGCCCGCGCCGATGTCCCGATCCTGGCGTCGTGCGCGTGTCGACTGGACGTGTTCGACACCCCGGCCGACTCAGCCACGGATTGCTGCCACTGA
- a CDS encoding cupin domain-containing protein has protein sequence MIRCVRLFTGADQQSHIQIGSLDLTPGRNDDLVSAAISTSHVTAEETATGGTLAWHTAPVRQLVVTLAGTLVFTTRDGQEFTLAPGDVLLAEDTVGSGHQWRLVDDEPWRRIYIVLADGVTVPFVAD, from the coding sequence GTGATTCGCTGCGTGCGCTTGTTCACCGGAGCCGATCAGCAATCTCACATTCAGATCGGTAGCCTGGACCTGACGCCGGGCCGCAACGACGACCTGGTCTCGGCGGCGATCTCGACCAGTCACGTGACGGCGGAGGAGACCGCCACCGGTGGCACGCTGGCCTGGCATACCGCACCGGTGCGCCAGCTCGTGGTGACACTCGCCGGCACATTGGTCTTCACCACGAGGGACGGGCAGGAGTTCACCCTGGCACCCGGCGATGTGCTGCTGGCCGAGGACACGGTCGGCTCCGGCCACCAGTGGCGTCTGGTCGACGACGAGCCGTGGCGGCGGATCTACATCGTGCTCGCCGACGGCGTTACGGTCCCGTTCGTCGCGGACTGA
- a CDS encoding PaaI family thioesterase has translation MLEFTTEDLSVEDIERQQAIYEPLAISVRELVDATIRTEVDAETVAAVKADIDAATARLRSKQIDGAFGVKRTPSGRSISWGNAVIGLRNPSAPPLVIHRDEDGRRWTDFHLGAPYEGPPGHVHGGVSALVLDHVLGEAASPDNKPRFTGSITVRYLRACPLGPLHAEAQITRVEGVKTFVAGYISDAEGITVEAEGVFITPRWLRD, from the coding sequence GTGCTGGAATTCACCACCGAGGACCTGTCCGTCGAGGACATCGAGCGGCAGCAGGCGATCTATGAACCGCTCGCCATCTCAGTGCGTGAGCTGGTCGACGCGACGATCCGCACCGAGGTGGACGCCGAGACCGTCGCCGCGGTGAAGGCCGATATCGACGCGGCGACGGCCCGGCTGCGCAGCAAGCAGATCGACGGCGCCTTCGGAGTCAAGCGCACGCCTTCAGGGCGGAGCATCAGTTGGGGTAACGCCGTCATAGGCCTGCGCAACCCGAGCGCACCGCCGTTGGTGATCCACCGCGACGAGGACGGCCGGCGCTGGACCGACTTTCATCTCGGCGCACCCTACGAGGGTCCGCCCGGGCATGTGCACGGAGGGGTGTCGGCGCTGGTGCTCGATCATGTGCTCGGAGAGGCGGCCAGTCCCGACAACAAGCCCCGCTTCACCGGCAGCATCACCGTCCGGTACCTGCGGGCCTGCCCGCTCGGGCCGCTTCATGCCGAAGCCCAGATCACCCGCGTCGAGGGCGTGAAAACCTTTGTTGCCGGCTATATCTCCGACGCCGAGGGCATCACCGTGGAGGCCGAGGGCGTCTTCATCACTCCGCGCTGGCTGCGCGACTGA
- a CDS encoding EthD domain-containing protein — MEKLIVTLRTGAADDEWAENLRGPVAQELLALGLPGLTINVRDADVRDSMMTLTVLDPPVQALVSLWTQQYYGDQVLMALELLGHQAEYIAAYLVTESAPLPPPVTAPGERTPGLANMALLRRPVDMDEPTWLSRWHGNHTPVAIATQSTFTYVQNYVVRPLTEDAPVINAIVEEHFPIESVSSLHAFFGAADDADLQSRMEQMVASTAAFGANVNIDAVPTSRYLYRSPFQS, encoded by the coding sequence ATGGAGAAGCTTATTGTCACGCTGCGCACCGGCGCGGCCGACGACGAGTGGGCCGAGAACCTGCGCGGTCCGGTGGCCCAGGAGCTGCTGGCGCTTGGCTTGCCCGGGCTGACGATCAACGTCCGTGACGCCGATGTCCGCGATTCGATGATGACATTGACGGTGCTGGATCCGCCGGTTCAGGCGTTGGTCAGCCTGTGGACCCAGCAGTATTACGGCGATCAGGTCCTCATGGCCCTCGAACTGCTCGGCCACCAGGCCGAGTACATCGCCGCCTACCTGGTGACCGAGTCGGCTCCGCTGCCCCCGCCGGTGACGGCACCCGGCGAGCGGACGCCGGGGCTGGCCAATATGGCGCTGCTGCGCCGGCCGGTCGATATGGACGAGCCGACGTGGCTGTCCCGCTGGCACGGCAACCACACGCCGGTGGCGATCGCCACCCAGTCGACGTTCACCTACGTGCAGAACTACGTGGTGCGCCCGCTCACCGAGGATGCTCCGGTGATCAACGCGATCGTTGAGGAGCATTTCCCCATCGAGTCCGTCAGCAGTCTGCACGCATTCTTCGGTGCCGCCGACGATGCGGACCTGCAAAGCCGAATGGAGCAGATGGTCGCCAGCACAGCGGCATTCGGGGCCAACGTGAACATCGACGCGGTGCCGACCAGTCGTTACCTCTACCGGAGCCCGTTCCAGTCATGA
- a CDS encoding enoyl-CoA hydratase/isomerase family protein yields the protein MTLLIEDENRVRTITLNRPEALNAFNEALYDATAEALLAAADDPEVAVVLITGAGRAFSAGQDLGDMQARITDPDFVQGAHGFPGLITALSQFPKPLICAINGVGLGIGATILGYADLAFMSSTARLKCPFTSLGVAPEAASSYLLPQLIGRQNAAWLLMSSEWVDAAEALRMGLVWRVSEPDELITDARKHAEVLASRPISSLIAVKQTMVEPLRPGIADATARENAFFEKLMGAAANAEALADFHRGKA from the coding sequence GTGACGCTGCTCATCGAAGACGAGAACCGGGTCCGCACGATCACCCTCAATCGGCCCGAGGCCCTCAATGCATTCAACGAGGCGCTCTACGACGCTACCGCCGAAGCGCTGCTGGCCGCGGCTGACGATCCCGAGGTGGCCGTCGTCCTCATCACCGGCGCCGGTCGCGCATTCAGCGCCGGCCAGGATCTCGGCGATATGCAGGCGCGCATCACCGATCCCGACTTCGTCCAAGGCGCACATGGGTTTCCCGGCCTAATCACCGCGCTGAGCCAGTTTCCCAAGCCATTGATCTGCGCGATCAACGGCGTAGGCCTTGGCATCGGCGCCACCATCCTCGGCTACGCGGATTTGGCGTTCATGTCCTCGACGGCCCGGCTGAAGTGCCCCTTCACCAGTCTGGGCGTCGCCCCCGAGGCGGCCTCGTCATACCTGTTGCCGCAGTTGATCGGTCGGCAGAACGCCGCGTGGTTATTGATGTCCTCGGAATGGGTAGACGCCGCCGAAGCGCTGCGGATGGGCTTGGTCTGGCGGGTGAGCGAACCCGATGAATTGATCACCGATGCTCGCAAGCACGCCGAAGTGCTTGCCTCCCGGCCTATTTCAAGCCTGATCGCGGTCAAGCAAACGATGGTCGAACCACTGCGCCCGGGGATCGCCGATGCGACCGCGCGGGAGAACGCCTTCTTCGAGAAGTTGATGGGCGCGGCTGCCAACGCTGAGGCGCTGGCGGATTTTCACCGCGGCAAGGCGTAG
- a CDS encoding (2Fe-2S)-binding protein has product MYVCLCAGATSATVKEVVAGGACTSKQVAAACGAGGDCGRCRRTVRAIIEQHFAATATEVPCRQCTGRVFCQLHAGGSRRSSARAS; this is encoded by the coding sequence ATGTACGTGTGTCTCTGCGCCGGTGCGACCAGCGCGACCGTCAAAGAGGTCGTCGCCGGTGGCGCATGTACGTCCAAGCAGGTTGCTGCGGCCTGCGGCGCAGGCGGCGATTGCGGCCGCTGCCGCCGCACCGTGCGGGCCATCATCGAGCAGCACTTCGCCGCGACGGCCACAGAGGTGCCCTGCCGCCAGTGCACCGGCAGAGTGTTCTGCCAGCTGCATGCCGGCGGCTCCCGGCGCTCCTCGGCACGGGCCAGCTGA